In Natronococcus occultus SP4, the following proteins share a genomic window:
- a CDS encoding NmrA/HSCARG family protein — MATSVLVTGATGNQGGAVVKHLLESDTEFDVRGLTRDDSGETAQTLSERGVTMVEGDLDDKASLEPHVAEVDAVFAVTNFWTQGYDAQVKQGKNLADVSSEAGVEHFVLSGVGSHWADTGVPHFDSAQEIDQYAQDLELPITVLGPVFFFQNFEAFAEDVVEDGQIALPLEEGVALQMVDTGDVGRAAATVLANPEAFLGERIELAGDELTLSEAADVLADVTGRDVEPVHVPIEDAYDSFGEEFTVMCEWFNEVGYGADLEELEDRFGFEFTDFERYLREHGWEEKEGMASVPGWVKAMQ; from the coding sequence ATGGCCACCAGCGTCCTCGTCACCGGCGCGACGGGCAACCAGGGCGGTGCCGTCGTCAAGCACCTCCTCGAGAGCGATACCGAGTTCGACGTCCGCGGGCTCACGCGAGACGACTCGGGCGAGACGGCCCAGACACTCTCCGAGCGGGGCGTAACGATGGTCGAGGGCGACCTGGACGACAAAGCGTCCCTCGAACCACACGTCGCCGAGGTCGACGCCGTCTTCGCCGTCACGAACTTCTGGACCCAGGGGTACGACGCGCAGGTAAAGCAGGGCAAGAACCTCGCGGACGTCTCGAGCGAGGCCGGCGTCGAGCACTTCGTCCTCAGCGGCGTCGGCAGCCACTGGGCGGACACCGGCGTCCCCCACTTCGATTCGGCCCAGGAGATCGACCAGTACGCACAGGACCTCGAGCTTCCGATAACCGTCCTCGGACCCGTGTTCTTCTTCCAGAACTTCGAGGCCTTCGCCGAGGACGTCGTCGAGGACGGCCAGATCGCGCTCCCCCTCGAGGAGGGCGTTGCCCTGCAGATGGTCGACACCGGCGACGTCGGTCGGGCTGCCGCGACCGTCCTCGCGAACCCCGAGGCGTTCCTGGGTGAGCGGATCGAGCTTGCGGGCGACGAACTCACCCTGTCGGAGGCAGCCGACGTCCTCGCGGACGTGACAGGGCGGGACGTCGAACCCGTCCACGTCCCGATCGAGGACGCCTACGACTCCTTCGGCGAGGAGTTCACCGTCATGTGCGAGTGGTTCAACGAGGTCGGTTACGGCGCGGATCTCGAAGAGCTCGAGGACCGCTTCGGCTTCGAGTTTACCGACTTCGAGCGCTACCTCCGCGAACACGGTTGGGAGGAGAAGGAAGGGATGGCGTCGGTTCCGGGCTGGGTCAAGGCGATGCAGTAG
- a CDS encoding MarR family transcriptional regulator, which yields MSSLESPQPETTNRGSWDDVRELPPSAKLVAKVLEYNDTMTQQQIADETLLPSRTVRYALNRLDDENVIDSRFSFSDARKRLYSLDIES from the coding sequence ATGAGTTCTCTAGAGTCGCCACAGCCCGAAACCACGAACCGCGGATCGTGGGACGATGTCCGCGAGCTCCCGCCGAGTGCGAAACTCGTCGCGAAGGTCCTCGAGTACAACGACACCATGACCCAACAACAGATCGCCGACGAGACGCTACTTCCGTCGCGGACGGTCCGGTACGCACTCAACCGTCTCGACGACGAGAACGTCATCGACTCCCGATTCTCGTTCTCGGACGCCCGCAAACGTCTCTACAGCCTCGACATCGAGTCGTAG
- the pan1 gene encoding proteasome-activating nucleotidase Pan1, translated as MSDTVDDVDLPYDEDEASQQEKIQALEDRLEILESQNEEMRDKLLDANAENNKYQQKLERLTHENKKLKQSPLFVATVQEMTDEGVIIKQHGNNQEALTEVTEEMREEIEPDARVAVNNSLSIVKTLSNETDVRARVMEVTESPDVSYEDIGGLEEQMQEVRETVEMPLEKPDMFDDVGIEPPSGVLLYGPPGTGKTMLAKAVANQTDATFIKMAGSELVHKFIGEGAKLVRDLFKVAREHEPAVIFIDEIDAIAAKRTESKTSGDAEVQRTMMQLLSEMDGFEDRGEIRIIAATNRFDMLDRAILRPGRFDRLIEVPKPNQEGREIIFDIHTRGMNVADDVDFSELAAEAEEASGADIKAICTEAGMFAIRDDRTEIRMEDFHGAWEKVQAETDETEEVSKTFA; from the coding sequence ATGAGCGACACTGTGGACGACGTCGACCTCCCCTACGACGAGGACGAGGCGTCCCAACAGGAGAAAATCCAGGCGCTCGAGGATCGGTTAGAGATTCTCGAGTCCCAAAACGAGGAGATGCGCGACAAACTCCTCGACGCGAACGCCGAGAACAACAAGTACCAGCAGAAGCTCGAGCGGCTTACCCACGAGAACAAGAAGCTCAAGCAGTCCCCGCTGTTTGTCGCCACGGTCCAGGAGATGACGGACGAAGGCGTCATCATCAAACAGCACGGAAACAACCAGGAGGCGCTGACCGAGGTCACCGAGGAGATGCGCGAGGAGATCGAGCCCGACGCCCGGGTGGCGGTCAACAACTCGCTGTCGATCGTCAAGACCCTCTCGAACGAGACCGACGTCCGCGCCCGCGTGATGGAGGTTACCGAAAGTCCCGACGTCAGCTACGAGGACATCGGCGGCCTCGAAGAGCAGATGCAGGAAGTCCGGGAAACCGTCGAGATGCCCCTCGAGAAGCCCGACATGTTCGACGACGTCGGGATCGAACCCCCGAGCGGCGTCTTGCTGTACGGTCCGCCGGGGACCGGGAAGACGATGCTCGCGAAGGCCGTCGCCAACCAGACCGACGCTACCTTCATCAAGATGGCCGGCTCCGAGCTGGTCCACAAGTTCATCGGCGAGGGCGCCAAGCTCGTCCGTGACCTGTTCAAGGTCGCACGAGAGCACGAGCCCGCCGTCATCTTCATCGACGAGATCGACGCCATCGCCGCAAAACGAACGGAGTCGAAGACCTCCGGCGACGCCGAGGTCCAGCGGACGATGATGCAGCTGCTCAGCGAGATGGACGGCTTCGAGGACCGCGGTGAGATCCGCATCATCGCCGCGACCAACCGCTTCGACATGCTCGATCGCGCGATCCTCCGGCCGGGCCGGTTCGATCGCCTCATCGAGGTGCCAAAGCCAAACCAGGAAGGTCGCGAGATCATCTTCGATATCCACACTCGCGGTATGAACGTCGCCGACGACGTCGACTTCTCGGAGCTGGCAGCCGAGGCCGAGGAGGCCTCCGGTGCCGACATCAAGGCGATCTGTACCGAGGCCGGAATGTTCGCCATCCGCGACGACCGTACCGAGATCCGGATGGAAGACTTCCATGGCGCCTGGGAGAAAGTCCAGGCCGAAACCGACGAGACCGAGGAAGTCTCGAAGACGTTCGCGTAA
- a CDS encoding M14 family zinc carboxypeptidase codes for MVSRKSRNERGESHDDPERYTYREARELESDAFEDGGVNRRTFLSVAAATGAALALPSVVSGDVTHDSMTAEAQFAVNATPQEYEVHLVLEFTDVASVSAFGSEFCEPGWNIETDSAPPKAVTREDPTPAAHAYLTAEELETVFESVVDPDSIEHIDHSIGANPFWKLDDWPEDDTYSDRVFPAVENARDYMNNAESYAGLSYLQERYPDRINLREVGQSPGWENVRTGDETDPKDVFIAEVTNNVQDRDVFEQKEKAIYEVNIHGRERAGEETGTRYIEDLVTGEADQAELLDDIAILFLFVNPDGYFSRLPELVDPEYLEFTRGNASSNDTNRQYPTIGWIDPNNYPGEPEDAPEEYYDIVPDAIATVEFLRQYENVRYLVDYHQMGTREEFDFVWNLEANAQRDHRGVHLLEESNVRVGERMEAELGFEGFEADVERALEDWFDEPDQELQDLFDYGTVDDTLGYNISGGLLDWAGQPLEDGGLDAVAVVPEMVFAGGGEEWYPYMHRHLETAYRIQMEVFAELTAADVDATVHTGGRDVAYVDSDELTRSSADLTHTDESPDHEEGPGHETPVEITREQAEVLPGFDGRLEETVHPQTRCLSVHVEPDDDAAGVVEIVNPNGEVVRKLDVGELGHSECCHSGNTEFYISDPPEGTWVIKFDGDGEITVEVVIIDSDDGHLDPEEIMGFYQREYSANPMEFFAELDEFVEDADVNGLSVDDVRTSGLVDRKHRQYDTLVVSGEMACDDPSYVRAIESFVEAGGDLVLTDAGVRLLGALEIGDAAEIGDGAIDSFGLDFVNVYDRDLDHPLLDGVREIQHELWKAPQVGYTPDEDDQPVYAVDEDAFEAAGGHIVGTFGDEAEDDELSGVGLGTLTVGDCTIYVIASILPPANQEYLHQFGMADHAVSTMGHTVLCNAIGGEQRRYVDGELAASVGTPRGESSSG; via the coding sequence ATGGTCAGCCGAAAATCACGGAACGAGCGGGGAGAATCGCACGACGATCCGGAGCGGTACACGTACCGAGAGGCCAGAGAACTCGAATCGGACGCGTTCGAGGACGGGGGCGTAAACCGCCGAACGTTCCTCAGCGTCGCAGCGGCGACCGGCGCTGCCCTCGCGCTCCCGAGCGTCGTTTCCGGCGATGTCACTCACGACAGCATGACGGCCGAAGCGCAGTTTGCCGTCAATGCGACCCCCCAGGAGTACGAAGTCCATCTCGTTCTCGAGTTCACCGACGTCGCTTCCGTATCGGCCTTCGGGAGCGAGTTCTGTGAGCCCGGATGGAACATCGAAACGGACAGCGCACCGCCGAAGGCGGTTACTCGCGAGGACCCGACTCCCGCGGCACACGCCTACCTCACCGCCGAGGAACTCGAAACCGTGTTCGAGAGCGTCGTCGATCCGGACAGCATCGAGCACATCGATCACTCGATCGGCGCCAATCCGTTCTGGAAACTCGACGATTGGCCCGAAGACGACACCTACAGCGACCGGGTGTTCCCGGCCGTCGAGAACGCACGCGATTACATGAACAACGCGGAGTCGTACGCGGGCCTCTCGTATCTCCAGGAGCGGTATCCGGATCGGATCAACCTCCGCGAAGTCGGGCAGAGTCCCGGCTGGGAGAACGTCCGCACCGGCGACGAAACCGACCCGAAAGACGTGTTTATCGCGGAGGTAACCAACAACGTCCAGGATCGAGACGTGTTCGAGCAGAAGGAAAAAGCGATCTACGAGGTCAACATCCACGGACGCGAGCGAGCGGGTGAGGAAACCGGGACGCGATACATCGAGGACCTCGTGACCGGTGAGGCCGATCAGGCGGAGCTGCTCGACGACATCGCGATCCTGTTCCTGTTCGTCAATCCGGACGGCTACTTCAGCCGGCTTCCAGAACTGGTCGATCCGGAGTATCTCGAGTTCACCCGGGGCAACGCCTCGAGCAACGACACGAACCGTCAGTATCCCACGATCGGCTGGATCGATCCGAACAACTACCCCGGTGAACCCGAGGACGCACCGGAGGAGTACTACGATATCGTTCCCGACGCGATCGCGACCGTCGAGTTCCTCCGTCAGTACGAGAACGTCCGGTATCTCGTCGACTACCATCAGATGGGGACGCGAGAGGAGTTCGACTTCGTCTGGAATCTCGAAGCCAACGCCCAGCGGGATCACCGCGGCGTTCACCTCCTCGAGGAGAGCAACGTTCGGGTCGGCGAGCGGATGGAGGCCGAACTGGGATTCGAGGGATTCGAAGCTGACGTCGAGCGCGCGCTCGAAGACTGGTTCGACGAGCCGGACCAGGAGCTGCAGGACCTGTTCGACTACGGCACCGTCGACGACACGCTGGGGTACAACATCTCCGGTGGATTGCTCGACTGGGCCGGCCAACCACTCGAGGACGGTGGACTCGACGCCGTCGCCGTCGTCCCGGAGATGGTTTTCGCCGGCGGCGGCGAGGAGTGGTACCCGTACATGCACCGCCACCTGGAGACGGCGTACCGTATCCAGATGGAGGTCTTCGCCGAGTTGACTGCGGCAGATGTCGACGCGACGGTCCACACCGGGGGTCGGGACGTCGCCTACGTGGATTCCGACGAACTCACGCGGTCGTCGGCGGACCTCACACACACCGACGAGAGCCCGGATCACGAGGAGGGCCCCGGTCACGAAACGCCGGTCGAAATCACGCGGGAGCAGGCAGAAGTCCTGCCGGGTTTCGACGGTCGCCTCGAAGAAACCGTACATCCACAGACGCGGTGTCTGTCGGTACACGTAGAGCCCGACGACGACGCGGCGGGTGTCGTGGAAATCGTGAACCCGAACGGAGAAGTGGTCCGCAAGCTCGACGTCGGCGAGCTGGGTCACTCGGAGTGTTGTCACAGCGGCAACACCGAGTTCTACATCTCCGACCCCCCGGAGGGGACGTGGGTGATCAAATTCGACGGTGACGGAGAGATCACCGTCGAAGTCGTCATCATCGACAGCGACGACGGCCATCTCGACCCCGAAGAGATCATGGGATTCTATCAGCGCGAGTACTCGGCCAACCCGATGGAGTTCTTCGCCGAACTCGATGAATTCGTCGAGGACGCCGACGTGAACGGGCTGTCGGTCGATGACGTACGTACCAGCGGCCTCGTCGACAGGAAACACCGTCAGTACGATACACTGGTCGTGTCCGGGGAGATGGCCTGTGACGATCCGTCGTACGTCCGTGCTATCGAATCGTTCGTCGAGGCGGGCGGCGACCTCGTACTCACGGACGCCGGTGTACGCTTGCTAGGGGCACTCGAGATCGGAGACGCCGCGGAGATCGGCGACGGTGCCATCGACTCGTTCGGTCTGGACTTCGTCAACGTCTACGATCGTGATCTCGATCACCCGCTTCTCGACGGGGTACGAGAGATCCAACACGAACTCTGGAAGGCACCGCAGGTCGGATACACACCCGACGAGGACGACCAGCCCGTGTACGCGGTCGACGAGGACGCCTTCGAGGCTGCCGGTGGTCACATCGTCGGAACCTTCGGAGACGAGGCGGAAGACGACGAACTCTCCGGAGTCGGACTCGGGACGCTGACCGTCGGCGACTGCACGATTTACGTCATCGCCTCGATCCTGCCTCCGGCGAACCAGGAGTATCTCCACCAGTTCGGCATGGCCGATCACGCCGTCTCCACGATGGGGCATACGGTGCTTTGCAACGCGATCGGCGGGGAACAGCGCCGCTACGTCGACGGCGAGCTGGCTGCAAGCGTCGGAACACCGCGCGGTGAGTCCTCGAGCGGCTGA
- a CDS encoding GMP synthase subunit A: protein MTTIAVVDNHGQFTHLEQRALRDLGVDAELIDNDTDPAEVDADGVVLSGGPDMDRIGRSADYLERDVPVLGICLGMQLIAEELGGEVGGGDYGGYADVNVEIVDEDDPLTGSLHPETRVWASHADEVTTLPEGFELTARSDVCDVEAMSDTDRDLYGVQWHPEVAHTEEGEQIFENFLEICKRNGA, encoded by the coding sequence ATGACGACAATCGCTGTGGTGGACAACCACGGACAGTTCACCCACCTCGAACAACGGGCGCTTCGGGATCTCGGCGTCGATGCCGAACTGATCGATAACGACACCGATCCTGCCGAGGTCGACGCCGACGGCGTCGTCCTCTCGGGTGGCCCCGACATGGATCGAATCGGTCGCTCGGCCGACTACCTCGAGCGGGACGTCCCCGTCCTGGGGATCTGTCTCGGGATGCAGCTGATCGCCGAGGAGCTGGGCGGTGAGGTCGGGGGCGGCGACTACGGCGGCTACGCCGACGTGAACGTCGAGATCGTCGACGAGGACGACCCCCTCACCGGAAGCCTTCACCCCGAGACGCGGGTCTGGGCGAGCCACGCCGACGAGGTCACGACCCTACCTGAGGGGTTCGAATTGACCGCCCGCAGCGACGTCTGCGACGTCGAGGCGATGAGCGACACCGATCGGGACCTCTACGGCGTCCAGTGGCACCCCGAGGTCGCCCACACCGAGGAGGGCGAACAGATCTTCGAGAACTTCCTCGAGATCTGTAAACGAAACGGCGCGTAA